Genomic window (Candidatus Atribacteria bacterium ADurb.Bin276):
AGGAATAGGTTTTAGCTGGAGATATTTATATCTCATCCCCGGGATTGTTTCTATTGGTTTATTTTTTCTAATTTACTTTGAAAAAAAATTATTTCAAAAAGAAAAAAAAGGAATTACCAGTGGGAGTATTCTGATTTTATATCAACGTTGGAAAGCTTTCTTGGCGGTAAGTTGTTTGGCGATGTTGCTTTATGTAGGGTCTGAGATCGCCAGCTCCTCCTGGATGAGTACCTATATTGTAAAAGGACTAAAAGGAAATTTGTATTTAGGCGGGGTAGCCATGGCTGGATATTGGGGGATGATAACCATTGGAAGAATAGTTTTTGCTTATCTTTCCCAGCGTAATCACTATGGAGTTCTTTTACGGATTTCATCCATTATTAGCTTGGTTTTTTTATTTTTACTTCTTATGACCAATAGTATTCCCTTGGTTATATTATCCTTTATGGGGATCGGTTTTGGTTTTTCTGGCATCTGGCCTTTGGTCGTAGCCGTAGTTGCTAAAAATATTGAGGAAATGCAGGCTACTGCCATTGGGGTGGTAGTGGCCTTAGGAGGAACCGGTGCTTTGCTCTTCCCCTGGTTGTTTGGAATTTTTTCTGATTATATGGGGCTTCGTTTTATCTTCATTATGGTTGTTGTATTAGTGGTGGCGATGTTTTTAGTTTTTCAATCTCGTTTTTTTAAAGGGAGTATGAAGACCTGATAAAATAGAGATTAATAAAATGAAGCTCAGATTCATAATAAATTTCTTTTTGCTTTGATAAATGAGAACA
Coding sequences:
- a CDS encoding putative transporter, which encodes MDRKTEIKFYFMIGFVLYFLAISMIITGAALPKWMDIFQVTAGRAGRLFFLYYLTYVITTFSSGFLCDHFGKKPIIVLSQLFLGIGFFCISTAHSFLFIELGMLIMGLGGGFCEAPMTGFISQVFNGREGFALNMSQIFFGIGAASGPFLTGYLLGIGFSWRYLYLIPGIVSIGLFFLIYFEKKLFQKEKKGITSGSILILYQRWKAFLAVSCLAMLLYVGSEIASSSWMSTYIVKGLKGNLYLGGVAMAGYWGMITIGRIVFAYLSQRNHYGVLLRISSIISLVFLFLLLMTNSIPLVILSFMGIGFGFSGIWPLVVAVVAKNIEEMQATAIGVVVALGGTGALLFPWLFGIFSDYMGLRFIFIMVVVLVVAMFLVFQSRFFKGSMKT